Proteins from a genomic interval of Zingiber officinale cultivar Zhangliang chromosome 2A, Zo_v1.1, whole genome shotgun sequence:
- the LOC122041119 gene encoding uncharacterized protein LOC122041119 isoform X1, producing the protein MFTICQPKRIIGPQQQKLGARERGGIVIMLSASAHFCSRPSSTSHAAAAAAAASTSTSTPPRRSINYTATKTAALRPALFRLPPLTASSAIPLAASVSILLWTSPVNAGILSGFSGLESVPGPQLPQIDFLKQWNDENQKKYAENDARFKSSSVLKELLEKSRLNKERNQRETQDKYCLRGAEWGVGDCSTQGMTQEDRDEFVSMLKKRAGGD; encoded by the exons ATGTTTACAATATGCCAGCCAAAACGCATCATCGGCCCTCAGCAGCAAAAACTGGGagcgagagaaaggggaggaatcGTCATCATGCTCTCAGCTTCTGCCCATTTCTGCTCTCGTCCCTCCTCCACGTCccatgccgccgccgccgccgccgccgcctccacctccacctccactcCCCCGCGAAGGTCAATTAATTATACTGCTACCAAGACCGCCGCGCTCCGACCAGCGCTGTTTCGCCTTCCTCCGCTCACAGCCTCCTCAGCTATTCCTTTAGCCGCCTCCGTTTCAATTCTCTTATGGACGAGCCCAG TGAATGCTGGAATTCTATCAGGTTTCTCAGGCTTGGAGTCAGTGCCTGGACCTCAGCTACCTCAGATTGATTTCCTTAAGCAGTGGAATG ATGAGAATCAAAAGAAGTACGCCGAGAATGATGCAAGATTCAAGTCATCTTCTGTGCTTAAGGAGCTTTTAGAGAAGTCCAGACTGAACAAGGAAAG GAACCAAAGAGAAACTCAAGATAAGTATTGCCTGCGAGGTGCAGAATGGGGTGTTGGAGATTGCTCTACCCAAGGAATGACACAAGAAGATAGGGACGAGTTTGTTTCGATGTTGAAAAAGAGGGCTGGGGGAGATTAA
- the LOC122041119 gene encoding uncharacterized protein LOC122041119 isoform X2, producing MFTICQPKRIIGPQQQKLGARERGGIVIMLSASAHFCSRPSSTSHAAAAAAAASTSTSTPPRRSINYTATKTAALRPALFRLPPLTASSAIPLAASVSILLWTSPVNAGILSGFSGLESVPGPQLPQIDFLKQWNDENQKKYAENDARFKSSSVLKELLEKSRLNKESVGMVAGTKEKLKISIACEVQNGVLEIALPKE from the exons ATGTTTACAATATGCCAGCCAAAACGCATCATCGGCCCTCAGCAGCAAAAACTGGGagcgagagaaaggggaggaatcGTCATCATGCTCTCAGCTTCTGCCCATTTCTGCTCTCGTCCCTCCTCCACGTCccatgccgccgccgccgccgccgccgcctccacctccacctccactcCCCCGCGAAGGTCAATTAATTATACTGCTACCAAGACCGCCGCGCTCCGACCAGCGCTGTTTCGCCTTCCTCCGCTCACAGCCTCCTCAGCTATTCCTTTAGCCGCCTCCGTTTCAATTCTCTTATGGACGAGCCCAG TGAATGCTGGAATTCTATCAGGTTTCTCAGGCTTGGAGTCAGTGCCTGGACCTCAGCTACCTCAGATTGATTTCCTTAAGCAGTGGAATG ATGAGAATCAAAAGAAGTACGCCGAGAATGATGCAAGATTCAAGTCATCTTCTGTGCTTAAGGAGCTTTTAGAGAAGTCCAGACTGAACAAGGAAAG TGTGGGAATGGTTGCAGGAACCAAAGAGAAACTCAAGATAAGTATTGCCTGCGAGGTGCAGAATGGGGTGTTGGAGATTGCTCTACCCAAGGAATGA